Proteins co-encoded in one Neodiprion lecontei isolate iyNeoLeco1 chromosome 3, iyNeoLeco1.1, whole genome shotgun sequence genomic window:
- the LOC107216970 gene encoding uncharacterized protein LOC107216970 isoform X1 has product MWKFVSRGIRESLERRANCWTNIYPHTSQDGSGGSKSEVNQTSKVHKQVSIDYSISRYFNICRGFGAAGPDGDKSRGYRWNPKYSWVEAVEWSGLLALGLVVCQSLCIHRRFFGPDPEAVWRRRISQAHQVGISKLLNGLMSFEPHHILPITNCVGNGDRSEDRQESSEDSSCTSQKPYGPITIEEALQDAGDDFTRIHRIVMGEFEFQMGMKALEEKRHKEAVKHFSAGASLASSASMFNLAVCHEMGLGTSVNHKEAAKRYRAAAENGHADAMYNLGVFHAQGRGGLEVNMKMARKLFTEAAKLGQPQAQHALNLEKSTQQKVHEPEFANDSTRCLPIEKTQMHTNKSSYLPVQLVGL; this is encoded by the exons ATGTGGAAATTTGTATCACGTGGAATTCGCGAGTCGTTGGAGCGACGGGCCAACTGTTGGACAAACATATACCCACACACGTCGCAAGATGGTAGTGGTGGTAGTAAAAGTGAGGTTAACCAAACTTCTAAAGTTCATAAACAAGTTTCCATTGATTATTCGATATCGCGATACTTCAACATCTGTCGCGGATTCGGAGCCGCTGGACCTGACGGCGACAAGAGCCGCGGGTACCGTTGGAATCCAAAATATTCTTGGGTCGAAGCCGTTGAATGG TCCGGACTCCTCGCATTGGGCTTGGTGGTGTGCCAGTCGCTTTGTATTCatcgaagatttttcggtcctGACCCTGAAGCTGTGTGGCGTAGAAGAATATCTCAGGCGCACCAAGTTGGTATTTCCAAGTTGTTGAATGGACTTATGTCCTTTGAACCGCATCACATCTTGCCGATAACCAATTGCGTAGGAAATGGGGACCGGAGTGAAGACCGTCAAGAGAGCTCAGAAGACTCTAGTTGTACTTCACAAAAACCTTACGGACCAATCACCATTGAAGAG GCCCTTCAGGATGCAGGGGATGACTTCACAAGGATCCATCGAATAGTGATGGGAGAATTTGAATTCCAAATGGGAATGAAGGCGCTGGAGGAAAAACGCCACAAAGAAGCTGTGAAACACTTTTCTGCCGGTGCTAGCTTGGCATCTTCAGCTAGTATGTTTAATCTTGCTGTATGCCATGAGATGGGACTGGGTACTTCAGTAAACCACAAAGAG GCTGCTAAACGATATCGCGCCGCTGCAGAAAATGGGCATGCTGATGCGATGTACAACTTAGGAGTTTTCCACGCTCAGGGTAGAGGCGGATTGGAGGTGAACATGAAGATGGCACGAAAGCTATTTACAGAGGCAGCGAAACTGGGTCAGCCTCAGGCTCAGCATGCATTGAACTTGGAAAAATCAACTCAACAAAAAGTCCATGAGCCGGAATTTGCAAATGATTCTACAAGATGTTTGCCGATAGAAAAAACTCAAATGCACACTAACAAGTCTAGCTATTTGCCGGTGCAGTTGGTCGGCTTATGA
- the LOC107216948 gene encoding peroxisomal biogenesis factor 3 translates to MFSRLRGFLYRHRRKFVVSGILVGGIIVATRYTQRKLREWQESETRIFIERTKRQQHFESTERTCNQTILSLAVGLRDTVTSTLNTETIVNKLRHGSNDKIALWNELKVLAVARSAALIYSSTMLVATLRIQLNLMGGYMFRDSKNQNEQAKIDGAMQERYLSICEYFMSEGAVKLSLFVKEKVKETTASISLAQQLTLRDVEQIYWGITSSISADTERDPIKNLSAYILPQNCESTGDKILSKIISETLDLLESEEVQSLVRSSVRTGFVMMVDHISEYFFDSSFSGQAMPGSNPLVAIPGPSTQSDSTEKPMDVCKTNGFLNLDKMSMPMAKLIPIVNGQVPAIPRAGDSPSLWVKQLILNDKLKTLGANVYEAFSF, encoded by the coding sequence ATGTTTTCACGTTTGAGAGGATTTCTGTATCGTCATAGACGCAAATTTGTCGTCAGTGGTATCCTGGTCGGTGGCATTATCGTGGCAACGAGGTATACCCAAAGAAAACTGCGGGAGTGGCAGGAGAGTGAAACAAGGATCTTCATAGAGAGAACAAAACGACAACAGCATTTTGAAAGCACGGAGAGAACATGCAACCAAACAATACTGTCTCTTGCCGTCGGCTTGCGGGATACCGTCACAAGTACCCTGAACACCGAAACCATAGTGAATAAGCTTAGGCATGGTTCGAACGACAAAATAGCACTTTGGAATGAGCTTAAGGTTCTAGCTGTTGCTCGATCAGCGGCATTAATTTACTCCAGTACAATGCTGGTTGCAACATTGAGGATACAACTGAATTTGATGGGCGGCTACATGTTCAGGGACTCGAAAAATCAGAATGAGCAAGCAAAAATAGACGGGGCAATGCAGGAGAGGTACCTATCGATATGCGAGTATTTCATGAGCGAAGGAGCTGTTAAGCTCAGtttatttgtaaaagaaaaagtcaaGGAGACGACCGCTTCCATATCACTGGCACAACAGCTTACCCTGAGGGATGTGGAACAGATATATTGGGGAATAACATCATCTATATCAGCGGATACTGAGAGAGATCCGATCAAAAATCTAAGCGCCTACATTCTGCCTCAAAATTGTGAGTCTACGGGGGATAAAATTCTCTCGAAAATAATATCGGAGACTTTGGATTTGCTTGAAAGCGAAGAAGTGCAATCCCTCGTTAGGTCAAGTGTCAGAACCGGTTTTGTCATGATGGTTGATCAtatttctgaatattttttcgactCGTCTTTTTCTGGACAAGCTATGCCTGGTTCAAATCCTTTGGTCGCTATTCCAGGCCCGTCGACTCAAAGCGATTCGACTGAGAAGCCTATGGACGTTTGTAAGACAAACGGCTTTCTCAATCTTGACAAAATGTCCATGCCTATGGCCAAGCTGATCCCCATAGTCAATGGACAAGTGCCGGCCATTCCAAGAGCAGGTGATAGCCCCTCGCTTTGGGTAAAACAGTTAATTCTAAACGATAAACTCAAGACTCTAGGAGCCAACGTCTACGAGGCATTCAGCTTTTGA
- the LOC107216958 gene encoding uncharacterized protein LOC107216958 — protein MAPTICVPELSMHDQNGAGSYIRRRQRTLNNGIVREQQRLEIKRIFNHPENNRLGSLSPPPSPVWEPTCPTSSFYPTRSCLASNARTSSTDHLTEHWRSFFAQREGLLDIVARTMILVRRNHMLQKRVNALRSETREFIRSVMSNPENSSSKPEKPEVSPCLDTAVSSNFEVFLSRPTPPPTPDSSTGYSTMSVPSVDNDGSSDCSSDDYYEAAQKVTQDPKVSSS, from the exons ATGGCGCCAACGATTTGTGTACCGGAATTATCAATGCACGATCAGAACGGTGCTGGCTCTTACATACGGCGTCGTCAACGCACTTTAAATAATGGGATCGTAAGGGAGCAACAACGGTTGGAAATAAAGCGGATTTTTAATCACCCCGAAAACAATCGACTCGGTTCGTTGTCTCCACCTCCGAGTCCGGTATGGGAACCGACATGCCCGACAAGCTCGTTTTATCCAACGAGAAGTTGTCTCGCATCGAACGCCAGGACGTCGTCTACGGATCACCTGACCGAACATTGGCGATCATTTTTTGCCCAGCGAGAAG GTCTGCTGGACATCGTCGCCCGGACCATGATTCTCGTTCGGCGCAACCACATGCTGCAGAAACGGGTGAACGCGCTGCGTTCCGAAACCCGGGAGTTCATCCGTTCGGTTATGAGCAACCCTGAgaacagcagcagcaaacCAGAAAAACCTGAAGTTTCTCCGTGCCTCGATACCGCGGTGTCCTCAAACTTCGAAGTCTTTTTATCCAGACCTACACCTCCGCCTACTCCGGACTCGTCAACCGGATATTCCACCATGTCGGTACCGAGTGTGGACAACGATGGGAGCTCTGACTGTTCCTCGGACGATTATTACGAGGCCGCCCAAAAAGTTACCCAGGATCCCAAAGTTTCAAGCTCATAA
- the LOC107216929 gene encoding golgin-84, translating to MAWLSGLAGKAENLLNKIDQNTAAVLSKEKQESESHSLLTEVTWVPPHSGSPNKPALSSSPTSPLHSSVPQVRSTPNLRTLTPLKSKVSRDEELITFLNTPTTTPTKAIITDHVTAPATPLSICVEPPTDNTDSISEMSIRSGQISPVLSHASVDVPENDLVNTEHNHLDLETQNIILRNEIEALNHELNLITHRAHSSESECNEIRHRLGILQREFEHKFDSQKLENETLVKSSKDSDLRKDLKSAQRNLEEKDEQLDKQQTDHQKEIHFLKEKLICSENKRAEIAKQLTESQSVLERNRLELSSTRSELEQHRARALKTLQEKEKLIAELRGNATIGLDDVTLMELDQIRQEREALREENQQLCDQLRIAREELVNADTKLEQSRQDTAMAAVQIQETLALERNRRLAVEEDSRHHAEELRSLQEEVSRQRNALASKLQKQETEISRLRSQLSAALTPSSEVESRLSTLTQTLVLKQQALESLTTERNALRLQLEKIEHQHRDVIGNLRKNIPYDHINDTDDAKAQVPSFLLETPFDTGVARRVKRAYSSLDAVSVRTGVFLRRYPLARILVLVYMVLLHFWVLVVLFSHSPEAH from the exons ATGGCCTGGCTCTCAGGACTTGCAGGAAAAGCGGAAAATCTCCTTAACAAAATTGATCAGAATACTGCAGCAGTGTTGAGCAAGGAAAAACAAGAATCAGAGTCTCACTCTCTATTGACGGAGGTGACATGGGTTCCCCCTCATTC CGGTTCACCGAATAAACCTGCACTCTCGTCTTCTCCAACATCTCCGCTACATTCGAGTGTACCTCAAGTACGCTCGACGCCAAATCTGAGGACTTTAACACCTTTAAAATCAAAAGTTTCTCGAGATGAAGAGCTGATCACGTTTTTAAATACACCTACTACAACGCCAACCAAAGCTATAATTACCGACCATGTTACGGCTCCAGCAACGCCTCTGTCAATCTGTGTTGAACCTCCAACTGACAACACTGATTCGATATCTGAAATGTCGATAAGGAGTGGCCAGATCAGCCCGGTTCTTTCTCATGCCTCTGTTGATGTGCCTGAAAACGATTTGGTCAACACAGAACATAATCATCTTGATTTGGAAActcaaaatataattttaagaaaCGAAATTGAAGCCTTAAACCATGAGCTAAATCTGATTACGCACAGGGCTCATTCTTCTGAAAGTG AGTGCAACGAAATACGTCACAGATTGGGAATTCTTCAACGAGAGTTTGAGCACAAGTTTGACAGCCAAAAATTGGAGAATGAGACTCTTGTTAAATCTTCCAAAGATTCGGATTTGCGAAAGGATTTAAAATCTGCACAGAGAAATTTGGAGGAAAAAGATGAACAGCTCGACAAACAGCAAACCGATCATCagaaagaaattcattttctgaaagaGAAATTAATCTGCTCAGAGAATAAACGGGCAGAGATTGCTAAACAATTGACCGAATCTCAATCGGTGTTGGAGAGAAATAGATTAGAGTTATCTTCGACTAGATCCGAGTTGGAACAGCACAGAGCTAGAGCACTAAAGACACTacaggaaaaagaaaaactgattGCAGAGCTCAGAGGAAATGCTACCATTGGATTAGATGATGTGACTCTTATGGAATTGGACCAAATCAG GCAAGAGCGTGAAGCTTTGAGGGAAGAAAATCAACAGTTGTGTGACCAGCTACGAATAGCACGGGAAGAATTGGTAAATGCAGATACTAAATTGGAGCAAAGTAGGCAAGACACTGCCATGGCAGCGGTACAAATTCAAGAGACACTTGCGTTAGAAAGAAATCGTCGCCTGGCTGTCGAAGAGGATTCACGGCATCATGCCGAG gAACTCAGGTCCCTCCAGGAGGAAGTATCTCGTCAGCGCAATGCTCTAGCTTCGAAGTTACAAAAGCAAGAGACAGAAATTTCGAGGCTTAGGTCGCAACTTTCAGCTGCTTTAACACCCAGCAGCGAAGTTGAATCAAGATTATCCACACTGACGCAGACCCTTGTCCTAAAGCAACAAGCGCTAGAAAGCCTGACCACGGAAAGAAACGCCCTGCGCTTGCagcttgaaaaaattgag CACCAGCACAGAGATGTCATTGGAAATCTGAGGAAAAATATACCTTATGACCACATTAATGACACAGACGACGCCAAAGCACAAGTACCATCATTTTTGCTAGAGACACCTTTCGATACCGGCGTTGCCAGGCGTGTAAAAAGAGCTTATTCGTCTCTGGATGCCGTCAGCGTTCGTACAGGAGTATTTCTGAGACGTTATCCACTGGCAAGGATTCTGGTGCTTGTTTATATG GTTCTTTTACACTTCTGGGTCCTTGTGGTCCTATTTTCACATTCCCCAGAGGCACATTGA
- the LOC107216970 gene encoding uncharacterized protein LOC107216970 isoform X2: MGKMSGLLALGLVVCQSLCIHRRFFGPDPEAVWRRRISQAHQVGISKLLNGLMSFEPHHILPITNCVGNGDRSEDRQESSEDSSCTSQKPYGPITIEEALQDAGDDFTRIHRIVMGEFEFQMGMKALEEKRHKEAVKHFSAGASLASSASMFNLAVCHEMGLGTSVNHKEAAKRYRAAAENGHADAMYNLGVFHAQGRGGLEVNMKMARKLFTEAAKLGQPQAQHALNLEKSTQQKVHEPEFANDSTRCLPIEKTQMHTNKSSYLPVQLVGL; the protein is encoded by the exons ATGGGTAAGATG TCCGGACTCCTCGCATTGGGCTTGGTGGTGTGCCAGTCGCTTTGTATTCatcgaagatttttcggtcctGACCCTGAAGCTGTGTGGCGTAGAAGAATATCTCAGGCGCACCAAGTTGGTATTTCCAAGTTGTTGAATGGACTTATGTCCTTTGAACCGCATCACATCTTGCCGATAACCAATTGCGTAGGAAATGGGGACCGGAGTGAAGACCGTCAAGAGAGCTCAGAAGACTCTAGTTGTACTTCACAAAAACCTTACGGACCAATCACCATTGAAGAG GCCCTTCAGGATGCAGGGGATGACTTCACAAGGATCCATCGAATAGTGATGGGAGAATTTGAATTCCAAATGGGAATGAAGGCGCTGGAGGAAAAACGCCACAAAGAAGCTGTGAAACACTTTTCTGCCGGTGCTAGCTTGGCATCTTCAGCTAGTATGTTTAATCTTGCTGTATGCCATGAGATGGGACTGGGTACTTCAGTAAACCACAAAGAG GCTGCTAAACGATATCGCGCCGCTGCAGAAAATGGGCATGCTGATGCGATGTACAACTTAGGAGTTTTCCACGCTCAGGGTAGAGGCGGATTGGAGGTGAACATGAAGATGGCACGAAAGCTATTTACAGAGGCAGCGAAACTGGGTCAGCCTCAGGCTCAGCATGCATTGAACTTGGAAAAATCAACTCAACAAAAAGTCCATGAGCCGGAATTTGCAAATGATTCTACAAGATGTTTGCCGATAGAAAAAACTCAAATGCACACTAACAAGTCTAGCTATTTGCCGGTGCAGTTGGTCGGCTTATGA
- the LOC107216919 gene encoding ADP-ribose pyrophosphatase, mitochondrial, translating into MYTYNTRLFICFAHFVFSSASELSSAVESQLNKRIGSEAGDHMRDKIIKMIHQNCRQGVYPRSSVNRFEVPEDKVPWSKEFPDYNPASYSAPTIQGQPWADPDISDPQFTPKWNDVDGNVSRKSHTGEYAINDKGFPLNPVGRTGIIGRGLLGRWGPNHAADPIVTRWKRNGTGAVEISRVTENPILQFIAVQRKDSGDWALPGGMVDPGEVVTSTLRREFMEEAMNSLEKDEAQVEELKESLAEFFKKGDEVFKGYVDDPRNTDNAWIETVALNFHDENGSIVGKLELSAGDDAANVCWTDVNKELELYASHRDFIKRTAQMHNAHW; encoded by the exons atgtatacatacaatacgAGGCTGTTTATCTGCTTTGCCCACTTTGTATTCAGTTCAGCGTCAGAGTTGTCATCGGCGGTCGAGAGTCAGCTGAATAAGCGCATTGGATCCGAGGCGGGCGATCACATGCGCGAtaagataataaaaatgatccaCCAGAACTGTCGTCAGGGTGTCTACCCGCGCTCAAGCGTAAACAGGTTTGAAGTACCAGAGGACAAAGTGCCCTGGTCCAAGGAATTTCCCGATTACAATCCTGCGTCGTACTCGGCGCCCACTATCCAGGGACAGCCGTGGGCAGATCCAGACATTAGCGATCCCCAATTCACTCCCAAGTGGAATGACGTGGATG GCAACGTCAGCCGCAAAAGCCACACCGGTGAGTATGCGATCAACGATAAAGGATTTCCACTGAATCCGGTGGGTCGCACAGGAATCATTGGCAGGGGTCTACTGGGTCGCTGGGGGCCAAATCACGCAGCAGATCCGATAGTTACACGTTGGAAAAGAAATGGAACTGGTGCCGTTGAGATAAGCAGAGTGACAGAAAATCCTATCCTTCAGTTTATCGCTGTGCAGAGGAAAGACTCTGGGGACTGGGCTCTTCCAGGGGGGATGGTGGATCCTGGAGAAGTTGTAACTTCTACACTTAGAAGGGAATTCATGGAAGAGGCAATGAACTCGTTGGAGAAGGATGAGGCACAGGTTGAGGAGCTGAAAGAATCGCTGGCAGAATTCTTCAAGAAAGGAGATGAAGTGTTCAAAGGGTATGTTGACGACCCGAGAAACACTGATAATGCGTGGATTGAAACGGTAGCTTTAAACTTTCACGACGAAAACGGAAGCATTGTTGGCAAGCTGGAGTTAAGCGCTGGAGACGACGCCGCTAATGTTTGCTGGACTGACGTTAATAAAGAGCTTGAATTGTACGCTAGTCACAGAGATTTCATTAAACGAACCGCACAAATGCATAACGCACATTGgtag